A part of Podarcis muralis chromosome 13, rPodMur119.hap1.1, whole genome shotgun sequence genomic DNA contains:
- the ABHD4 gene encoding (Lyso)-N-acylphosphatidylethanolamine lipase — translation MEEDLEQSTQGWLGGWLPAWRPTSMSHLKNVEARILQCLQNRFVARYISLPNHAKIWTVSLSPERGKGRTPLVMVHGFGGGIGLWILNLDSLSQRRPLHAFDLLGFGRSSRPPFPRDAQGAEEEFVNSIEAWRREMGIPSMILLGHSLGGFLAASYSLQYPERVKHLILVDPWGFPMRPSDPAQIRAPPTWVKAVATVLGRSNPLAVLRAAGPWGPGLVQRFRPDFKQKFADFFDDDTISEYIYHCNAQTPSGEAGFKAMSEAFGWARRPMLERIHLVRRDLPITLIYGANSWIDTSTGEKVKILRPGSYVCDMAIPGASHHVYADQPHAFNAAVAEICDSVD, via the exons ATGGAGGAAGACCTTGAGCAGTC GACCCAAGGCTGGCTAGGGGGCTGGCTGCCTGCCTGGCGTCCCACCTCCATGTCCCACCTCAAGAACGTGGAAGCTCGGATCCTGCAGT GCCTCCAGAACCGATTTGTGGCCCGATACATCTCCCTCCCAAACCATGCCAAGATCTGGACCGTATCACTGTCTCCGGAACGGGGCAAGGGGCGTACCCCCCTGGTGATGGTGCATGGCTTTGGTGGGGGCATCGGACTCTGGATCCTCAACCTAGACTCGCTAAGCCAACGTCGCCCTCTCCACGCCTTCGACCTCCTGGGGTTTGGCCGCAGTTCCCGGCCCCCCTTTCCCCGGGATGCCCAGGGGGCCGAAGAGGAGTTTGTGAACTCCATTGAGGCCTGGCGTCGGGAGATGGGCATCCCCAGCATGATCTTGCTTGGCCATAGTCTTGGTGGCTTCCTGGCAGCCTCCTACAGCTTGCAGTATCCAGAGAG GGTGAAACATCTGATCCTCGTGGACCCCTGGGGCTTCCCCATGCGTCCGTCCGACCCGGCTCAGATCCGCGCCCCTCCAACCTGGGTCAAGGCTGTGGCGACGGTGCTGGGACGGTCCAACCCTCTGGCTGTGCTTCGAGCTGCTGGGCCCTGGG GGCCTGGGCTAGTGCAGCGCTTCCGTCCAGACTTCAAGCAGAAGTTTGCCGATTTCTTTGATGACGATACCATCTCGGAGTACATCTACCACTGCAATGCCCAGACACCCAG TGGCGAGGCCGGGTTCAAGGCCATGTCGGAGGCGTTTGGTTGGGCCCGGCGCCCCATGTTGGAACGCATCCACCTGGTGCGTCGCGACTTGCCGATCACTCTCATTTACGGTGCCAATTCCTGGATTGATACCAGCACCGGGGAGAAGGTCAAGATCTTGCGGCCAGGGAGCTACGTCTGCGACATG GCTATTCCGGGTGCCTCCCACCACGTCTATGCCGACCAACCCCATGCCTTCAACGCTGCTGTGGCAGAGATCTGCGACTCTGTTGACTGA
- the DAD1 gene encoding dolichyl-diphosphooligosaccharide--protein glycosyltransferase subunit DAD1 — protein sequence MSGAASGSSGAGASSVGSVVRRFLAEYSSGTPSRLKVLDAYLLYVMLTGALQFGYCLGVGTFPFNSFLSGFISAVGSFILGVCLRIQINPQNKGEFQGISPERAFADFLFASTILHLVVINFVG from the exons ATGTCAGGCGCAGCTTCTGGGTCGTCCGGGGCCGGAGCGAGCTCGGTGGGCTCGGTAGTGCGGCGTTTCCTAGCCGAGTACAGCAGCGGAACGCCGAGCCGCCTGAAGGTGCTGGACGCCTACCTGCTCTACGTCATGCTCACGGGAGCGCTGCAGTTCGGCTACTGCCTCGGCGTCGGCACCTTCCCTTTCAACTCCTTCCTGTCGGGGTTCATCTCCGCCGTGGGGAGCTTCATCCTGGGCG tTTGTTTGAGGATCCAGATCAACCCACAGAACAAAGGAGAATTTCAGGGGATCTCACCAGAGCGAGCCTTTGCTGACTTCCTCTTTGCCAGCACTATCCTGCATCTTGTAGTCATCAACTTTGTGGGCTGA